Proteins encoded within one genomic window of Crocosphaera sp. UHCC 0190:
- a CDS encoding lipoxygenase family protein, which produces MSKTKTIFDELKAALVLKVINTPFAQKLISEKYAKKIYKSQEDQPTKPIEQLHKATGQLVFIDTNKPLHNIELEVWDRDIGTPSDYLGRGVTDRNGRFEIYYDPDKAGFKDAPDLELRIIDNRVKFDADNQPIYTNRLAYIIKGDDNVTQKSYDFGTLSIPYWTYDPESPFARILMPNPEETPDNYAIGRIFQAYEAANTLTPIKAKHVIANNLNPKEPSLAKIQGDYPPNLTINLDRENPHYTRSDEYFVLRILNGMNPCLLKRNKSNPNQFKVTFNWDTYEKDTEHDLSNVEAFFELKDGKIVPTAITIQNRYPDSFAPHSPLEDPVTSTPNDPEKWLQAKRIFRSYSFFMGETVEHYSKAHVQMEQYAVAFFRNLRKNPIRLMLAPHLKSIININRRGDVLLVHPTSGLFVTNGPLTYPGFLQICKEVVANYDWKGWKPRQPVCEDHTYAKAANLYWQILTEYIDGFFEKHKEGIAEEWVEIRRFSEDLVEHSLAYQPVQGIMANTDSDYEWYDVSELDKPDIPRTTIDGTVKVIRPITVSDSPNPADIDNLKQCCRYIIFHLTFWHTWVNDSQSDEGGEVVYSSMGLRNGSFGAENDPAIAPDPIECTNQLYSVLVLNGIKYGLIVKNEDDDVPEELRTALINHKDQFADLGIDIGNIRTLINI; this is translated from the coding sequence ATGTCCAAAACAAAAACGATTTTCGATGAATTAAAAGCTGCATTGGTATTGAAAGTAATCAATACCCCCTTTGCCCAGAAATTAATCTCAGAAAAATACGCCAAAAAAATCTATAAATCCCAAGAGGATCAACCGACAAAACCCATCGAACAATTACATAAAGCCACGGGTCAATTGGTTTTTATCGATACTAACAAGCCATTGCACAACATAGAATTGGAGGTGTGGGACAGAGACATCGGCACACCGAGTGATTATTTAGGCAGAGGTGTAACGGATCGAAATGGTCGCTTTGAAATATACTATGATCCTGATAAAGCAGGGTTCAAAGATGCACCAGATTTAGAATTAAGAATCATTGACAATCGTGTGAAATTTGATGCTGACAATCAACCTATTTATACCAATCGCCTTGCCTACATTATCAAAGGTGACGACAATGTAACCCAAAAATCCTATGACTTCGGAACTTTAAGCATTCCTTACTGGACTTATGACCCAGAAAGTCCCTTTGCACGGATATTAATGCCTAATCCAGAAGAAACCCCCGATAATTATGCGATTGGGCGCATATTTCAAGCCTATGAGGCAGCTAATACCCTAACCCCCATTAAAGCTAAGCACGTCATTGCTAATAACCTCAATCCCAAAGAACCAAGTCTCGCCAAAATTCAAGGGGATTATCCCCCGAATTTAACTATCAATTTAGATCGGGAAAATCCCCATTACACCAGAAGTGATGAATATTTTGTCTTGCGGATTCTTAATGGGATGAATCCTTGCTTACTGAAACGCAATAAGAGTAATCCTAATCAGTTTAAAGTGACTTTCAATTGGGATACCTACGAAAAAGATACTGAACACGATCTCAGTAACGTAGAAGCCTTTTTTGAATTGAAAGATGGTAAAATTGTTCCTACCGCCATCACGATTCAAAACCGCTATCCTGATTCCTTTGCTCCCCATTCTCCCCTCGAAGATCCGGTAACTTCTACCCCCAATGACCCGGAAAAGTGGCTGCAAGCAAAACGCATTTTCCGTAGCTATTCTTTCTTTATGGGAGAAACGGTTGAGCATTATTCTAAAGCTCATGTGCAGATGGAGCAGTATGCAGTAGCTTTTTTCCGCAACTTGCGAAAAAATCCGATCCGTCTGATGTTAGCTCCCCACTTAAAGAGTATTATTAACATCAATCGCCGTGGGGATGTTTTACTCGTACATCCGACTAGCGGATTATTTGTTACCAATGGTCCCCTAACTTATCCAGGATTTTTGCAAATCTGCAAGGAAGTGGTGGCAAACTACGATTGGAAAGGCTGGAAACCTCGTCAACCTGTCTGTGAAGATCATACCTATGCCAAAGCAGCTAATCTCTATTGGCAGATTTTAACCGAATACATCGACGGATTTTTTGAGAAGCATAAGGAAGGCATTGCGGAGGAATGGGTAGAAATTCGTCGTTTTTCTGAGGATTTGGTGGAGCATAGCCTGGCTTATCAACCTGTGCAAGGAATTATGGCCAATACGGATAGTGATTACGAATGGTACGACGTGAGTGAATTGGATAAACCAGATATCCCCAGAACGACCATTGATGGTACGGTGAAGGTTATCCGACCAATTACTGTCTCAGATAGTCCTAATCCAGCCGATATCGACAATTTAAAACAGTGTTGCCGTTATATCATCTTCCATCTGACTTTTTGGCACACCTGGGTTAATGATTCTCAATCCGATGAGGGTGGAGAAGTTGTCTATAGTTCAATGGGATTACGCAATGGTAGCTTTGGTGCTGAAAATGATCCGGCGATCGCACCTGATCCCATAGAATGCACCAATCAACTTTATTCCGTCCTTGTCTTAAATGGCATTAAGTACGGCTTAATTGTCAAAAATGAAGATGATGATGTTCCTGAAGAGTTGAGAACAGCTTTGATTAATCATAAAGATCAATTTGCTGATTTAGGCATCGATATTGGCAATATCCGTACTTTAATTAACATTTAG